A genomic window from Massilia sp. METH4 includes:
- the fliM gene encoding flagellar motor switch protein FliM, with protein sequence MADNFLSQEEVDALLKGVNGDQDDVAAPEEVAGVRTYNLATQERIVRGRMPTLEIINERFARLLRVGLFNFLRRSAEVSVGSVRVSKYSEFIRNLVVPTNLNLVHMKPLRGTALMVFDPGLVFLLVDNLFGGDGRFHTRVEGRDFTATEQRIILRILDIVFEAYTKSWEPVFPVEFEYIRSEMNTQFANIATPNEVVVASTFTVELGSVSGQIHFCMPYSMIEPIRDALTSSLQGEALEVDKRWIRLMTQQIQIAEVELVARLGTAKVSFDEILNMRVGDVIPLNIPETIEATVDGVPVLDCTYGVLNGQYALKVERLLANSDNLSK encoded by the coding sequence ATGGCGGATAATTTTCTCTCCCAGGAAGAGGTCGATGCCCTCTTGAAGGGCGTCAACGGCGACCAGGACGACGTCGCGGCGCCCGAGGAAGTCGCGGGAGTCAGAACCTATAACCTGGCCACGCAGGAGCGCATCGTCCGTGGCCGCATGCCCACGCTCGAGATCATCAACGAGCGCTTTGCCCGGCTGCTGCGCGTGGGGCTGTTCAACTTCCTGCGCCGCAGCGCGGAAGTGTCGGTGGGCTCGGTGCGCGTGTCGAAGTACAGCGAGTTCATCCGGAACCTCGTCGTGCCGACCAACCTGAACCTCGTGCACATGAAGCCGCTGCGCGGCACGGCACTGATGGTGTTCGATCCGGGCCTCGTGTTCCTGCTGGTCGACAACCTGTTCGGCGGCGACGGCCGCTTCCACACCCGTGTGGAAGGCCGCGATTTCACGGCGACGGAACAGCGCATCATCCTGCGCATCCTGGACATCGTGTTCGAGGCTTACACGAAATCGTGGGAGCCGGTATTCCCCGTCGAGTTCGAGTACATCCGTTCCGAGATGAACACGCAGTTCGCCAACATCGCCACGCCGAACGAGGTGGTGGTGGCCTCCACCTTCACGGTCGAGCTGGGCTCGGTGTCCGGCCAGATCCACTTCTGCATGCCGTATTCGATGATCGAGCCGATCCGCGATGCGCTGACCTCCTCGCTGCAGGGCGAGGCGCTGGAAGTGGACAAGCGCTGGATCCGCCTGATGACGCAGCAGATCCAGATCGCCGAGGTGGAACTGGTGGCGCGGCTGGGCACGGCGAAGGTGAGCTTCGACGAGATCCTGAACATGCGGGTGGGCGACGTCATTCCGCTGAACATTCCGGAAACGATCGAAGCCACGGTGGATGGCGTGCCGGTGCTCGATTGCACGTACGGCGTGCTGAACGGACAATACGCGCTGAAGGTCGAGCGGCTGCTCGCCAATAGCGACAATCTAAGCAAGTGA
- the fliN gene encoding flagellar motor switch protein FliN: MADNQDDQSLDDDWGAAIAEQAKAEAEALQKEAATAAVFKDFSKTATKTETHNDIDFILDIPVQLTVELGRTKIAIKNLLQLAQGSVVELDGLAGEPMDVLVNGCLIAQGEVVVVNDKFGIRLTDIITPSERIRKLNK, encoded by the coding sequence ATGGCGGACAATCAAGACGATCAAAGCCTCGACGACGATTGGGGCGCAGCGATAGCCGAGCAGGCGAAGGCGGAAGCCGAGGCGCTGCAGAAGGAAGCCGCGACGGCGGCCGTGTTCAAGGATTTCTCGAAGACGGCCACCAAGACGGAAACCCACAACGACATCGACTTCATCCTCGACATTCCCGTCCAGCTGACGGTGGAACTGGGCCGCACGAAGATCGCCATCAAGAACCTGCTGCAACTGGCGCAGGGTTCGGTGGTGGAGCTGGACGGCCTGGCGGGCGAACCGATGGACGTGCTGGTGAACGGTTGCCTCATCGCGCAGGGCGAAGTGGTGGTGGTGAACGACAAGTTCGGTATCCGCCTCACGGACATCATCACGCCTTCCGAACGCATCCGAAAACTGAATAAATGA
- the fliO gene encoding flagellar biosynthetic protein FliO, protein MKRFSVSAGLAGLLLAGTLSPGISLAQAPAVAPAGATAVAPSSAPVITNPTDRAVAPVKAGEPATVVSPEQAPAPGPVAPPVATPEQQAAIAGARSATPAALPSPPSAAGSLLQTVVSLALVLAILLGLAWALKRFGPRTVTGGNTVKLVGALSVGARERILVVEVGGQWIVVGASPGRMNALATMPRQEADPADLARQHALPATNFSEWFKQTIEKRNGK, encoded by the coding sequence ATGAAGCGTTTCTCCGTATCCGCCGGGCTGGCAGGCCTGCTGCTGGCCGGCACGCTGTCGCCCGGCATTTCGTTGGCGCAAGCGCCCGCGGTTGCCCCTGCGGGTGCAACCGCTGTTGCCCCTTCCTCCGCGCCCGTCATCACCAATCCCACCGATCGCGCCGTCGCGCCCGTGAAAGCGGGCGAGCCGGCCACCGTCGTGTCGCCCGAACAGGCACCGGCGCCCGGCCCCGTCGCACCGCCGGTCGCGACGCCCGAGCAGCAGGCGGCCATCGCCGGCGCGCGCTCGGCCACGCCGGCCGCCCTGCCCTCGCCGCCGTCCGCGGCGGGCAGCCTGCTGCAGACGGTTGTATCGCTGGCGCTCGTGCTGGCGATCCTGCTCGGCCTGGCTTGGGCGTTGAAACGCTTCGGGCCGCGCACCGTCACCGGCGGCAATACGGTGAAGCTGGTCGGCGCGCTGTCCGTCGGTGCCCGCGAGCGGATCCTCGTCGTCGAGGTGGGGGGCCAGTGGATCGTCGTCGGCGCGTCGCCGGGGCGCATGAACGCGCTGGCCACGATGCCGCGGCAGGAAGCCGATCCCGCCGACCTGGCGCGGCAGCACGCGCTGCCCGCGACCAATTTCTCGGAATGGTTCAAGCAAACGATCGAAAAGCGCAATGGCAAGTAA
- the fliP gene encoding flagellar type III secretion system pore protein FliP (The bacterial flagellar biogenesis protein FliP forms a type III secretion system (T3SS)-type pore required for flagellar assembly.), with the protein MASKSVIHAVRALPLMALGLPLLAVAEPTIPAFTSAPAPGGGTQYGLTLQTLILMTSLTFLPAVLLMMTGFTRIVIVLSLLRQAMGTQTAPPNQVMVGLALFLTFFVMGPTFDRIYTEAYQPLQANQITMQQAIERGAAPLKTFMLKQTRQADLALFVKISRSPALQGPEDVPMRILVPAFITSELKTAFQIGFAIFIPFLIIDMVVASVLMAMGMMMMSPAVISLPFKLMLFVLVDGWQLLLGSLSQSFY; encoded by the coding sequence ATGGCAAGTAAGTCGGTAATCCATGCTGTCCGTGCGCTGCCGTTGATGGCCCTCGGGCTGCCGCTGCTGGCGGTGGCGGAACCCACGATCCCCGCGTTCACGAGCGCACCAGCGCCCGGCGGCGGCACCCAGTACGGGTTGACGCTGCAGACGCTGATCCTGATGACATCGCTGACGTTCCTGCCGGCGGTGCTGCTGATGATGACGGGCTTTACGCGCATCGTGATCGTGCTGTCGCTGCTGCGCCAGGCGATGGGCACGCAGACGGCGCCGCCGAACCAGGTGATGGTCGGGCTCGCGCTGTTCTTGACGTTCTTCGTGATGGGGCCCACGTTCGACCGCATCTATACGGAAGCGTATCAGCCGTTGCAGGCCAACCAGATCACGATGCAGCAGGCGATCGAACGGGGCGCCGCACCGCTGAAGACGTTCATGCTGAAGCAAACGCGGCAAGCGGACCTGGCGCTGTTCGTGAAGATCTCGCGCAGCCCGGCACTGCAAGGCCCCGAGGACGTGCCGATGCGCATCCTGGTACCGGCCTTCATCACCAGCGAGCTGAAGACGGCGTTCCAGATCGGCTTCGCGATCTTCATCCCCTTCCTCATCATCGACATGGTGGTGGCGTCGGTGCTGATGGCGATGGGGATGATGATGATGTCGCCGGCCGTGATCTCGCTGCCGTTCAAGCTGATGCTGTTCGTGCTGGTCGATGGCTGGCAACTGCTGCTGGGTTCGCTGTCCCAGAGTTTCTACTAG
- the fliQ gene encoding flagellar biosynthesis protein FliQ: MTPETVMTIGRHAMEVTLMVAAPLLLVALGIGLIVSIFQAATQINESTLSFIPKLVGVFVALVVAGPWMIGVMTDYMREVFGGIPGLVS, encoded by the coding sequence ATGACTCCCGAAACCGTGATGACGATAGGCCGCCATGCGATGGAAGTGACGCTGATGGTCGCCGCCCCGTTGCTGCTGGTGGCGCTCGGCATCGGCCTCATCGTCTCCATCTTCCAGGCCGCCACGCAGATCAACGAGTCGACGCTGTCGTTCATTCCCAAGCTGGTCGGCGTGTTCGTCGCGCTCGTGGTGGCGGGGCCATGGATGATCGGCGTGATGACCGATTACATGCGCGAAGTCTTCGGCGGCATCCCGGGCCTGGTCAGCTAG
- the fliR gene encoding flagellar biosynthetic protein FliR: MMVLTLAEINAWIAGFIWPLTRILGLIAASPVFGNARVPRTARLGFGVVVAIAIAPLVPAVPATDPASWEGMLILAKELITGVMMGFSMRLVFAAVEMAGEISSLTMGLGFASFFDPMSQGRSSAISQFLVWIATMSLLVANVHLWLLEALAESFFTLPISGRMFHGGGFWELALWGAKIFSAGVQLALPIVAALLITNVALGVLTRAAPQLNLFGIGFPITLGAGFLVLMIALPYLAAPLVNLLGQGAAKAQLIPRALQGEGQVPKRLAPPAPR, from the coding sequence ATGATGGTCCTGACGCTTGCCGAGATCAACGCCTGGATCGCCGGCTTCATCTGGCCGCTGACGCGCATCCTCGGCCTGATCGCGGCATCCCCCGTGTTCGGCAATGCGCGCGTGCCGCGCACCGCCCGGCTCGGCTTCGGCGTGGTGGTGGCGATCGCCATCGCCCCATTGGTACCGGCGGTGCCCGCGACCGACCCGGCATCGTGGGAAGGCATGCTGATCCTGGCGAAGGAACTCATCACCGGCGTGATGATGGGCTTTTCGATGCGGCTGGTGTTCGCCGCCGTCGAGATGGCGGGCGAGATCAGCAGCCTCACGATGGGCCTGGGCTTCGCCAGCTTCTTCGACCCGATGTCGCAGGGCCGCTCGTCGGCCATCTCGCAATTCCTCGTCTGGATCGCCACGATGTCGCTGCTGGTCGCCAACGTGCACCTGTGGCTGCTGGAAGCACTGGCCGAAAGCTTCTTCACGCTGCCCATCTCGGGCCGCATGTTCCACGGCGGTGGCTTCTGGGAACTGGCCCTGTGGGGCGCCAAGATCTTTTCCGCCGGCGTGCAACTGGCGCTGCCGATCGTCGCCGCCCTCTTGATCACCAACGTCGCCCTGGGCGTCCTCACGCGCGCCGCGCCGCAGCTGAACCTGTTCGGCATCGGCTTCCCCATCACGCTGGGCGCCGGCTTCCTCGTGCTGATGATCGCCCTCCCCTACCTGGCCGCCCCGCTCGTCAACCTGCTGGGCCAGGGCGCCGCCAAGGCCCAACTGATCCCCCGCGCCCTGCAAGGCGAAGGACAAGTGCCGAAGCGGCTGGCGCCGCCCGCGCCCCGTTAA